One part of the Truepera radiovictrix DSM 17093 genome encodes these proteins:
- a CDS encoding DUF2254 domain-containing protein — protein MRNRFESVKDALLSSYWFIPGVMSLGAALLASLVLRLGGDLDQELFRDLGFVHFNEPAGARALVSTIASSMITVAGTIFSITLAVLQLTSSQFGSRLLNNFMRDTGNQVVLGTFVSTFIYCIFVMRAIREGGAISGDEFVPHLAVLLAILFALASLGVLVYFIHHTAQSVQASSITTRIARDLAALTERLYPEARGERREHLPRPPGEGVLLVAPRGGYLQGFDRQGLITFADRRGVVLEVLHETGAFLLEGQPLVRVWGALDAGAREELLGAFTIGPRRTSARDLDFLFDELSEMALRALSRGVNDPVTAMRCTDRIAEGIKRLCARERPTQYRGEGGALRLLVPDYDLSRLVHSTLGEMRRATADNMLYSLHLLGTLGKLLELTDDGALHRTLREEARLTVEGAQKALLEDDHRRLQERYLEVTRRGDPKATSA, from the coding sequence GTGCGTAACCGCTTTGAAAGCGTCAAGGACGCGCTCCTCTCGAGCTACTGGTTTATCCCCGGAGTGATGTCGTTAGGGGCGGCGCTGCTCGCGTCGCTCGTGTTGCGGCTGGGCGGCGATCTAGACCAGGAGCTCTTTCGCGACCTGGGGTTTGTCCACTTCAACGAGCCGGCCGGGGCGCGCGCGCTCGTCTCGACCATCGCGAGCTCGATGATCACCGTCGCGGGCACCATCTTTTCGATCACGTTGGCCGTGTTGCAGCTCACCTCGTCGCAGTTCGGTTCGCGGCTGCTGAATAACTTCATGCGCGACACCGGTAACCAGGTGGTGCTCGGCACCTTCGTGTCGACCTTTATCTACTGCATCTTCGTGATGCGCGCGATTCGCGAAGGGGGGGCGATCTCCGGCGACGAGTTCGTTCCGCACCTCGCCGTGCTGCTCGCGATCCTCTTCGCGCTCGCCAGCTTGGGTGTGCTCGTCTACTTCATCCACCACACCGCGCAGTCGGTGCAGGCCTCGAGCATCACCACGCGCATCGCTCGCGATCTCGCGGCGCTCACCGAGCGGCTCTACCCCGAGGCGCGGGGCGAGCGCCGAGAACACCTCCCGCGGCCGCCGGGGGAGGGGGTGCTCCTCGTTGCGCCGCGGGGCGGTTACCTCCAGGGGTTCGACCGCCAGGGGCTCATCACCTTCGCCGACCGGCGCGGGGTGGTCCTCGAGGTGCTGCACGAAACGGGCGCCTTTTTGCTGGAGGGGCAGCCGCTCGTACGCGTTTGGGGTGCTTTGGACGCGGGGGCGCGCGAGGAGCTCCTCGGTGCGTTTACCATAGGCCCCCGCCGCACCTCGGCGCGCGACCTCGACTTTTTGTTCGATGAGCTCTCCGAGATGGCGCTGCGGGCGCTCTCCAGGGGGGTCAACGACCCCGTTACCGCCATGCGCTGCACCGACCGGATCGCCGAGGGGATCAAGCGGCTCTGCGCCCGCGAGCGCCCGACGCAGTACCGCGGGGAAGGGGGGGCGCTCCGGCTGCTCGTCCCCGACTACGACCTCTCGCGCCTCGTGCACAGCACCTTGGGGGAGATGCGGCGCGCTACGGCGGACAACATGCTCTACTCGCTGCACCTCTTGGGGACGCTCGGGAAGCTGCTCGAGCTCACCGACGACGGGGCGCTCCACCGCACCCTCCGCGAGGAGGCGCGGCTCACCGTCGAGGGCGCTCAGAAGGCGCTGTTGGAGGACGACCACCGGCGTCTGCAGGAGCGCTACCTCGAGGTGACGCGGCGCGGTGACCCGAAGGCCACGAGCGCCTAG